From Mariprofundus sp. NF, the proteins below share one genomic window:
- a CDS encoding alanine racemase: MKTPQNVETTLRELAASGNTVNCYIYDTTEMRTKIAHLTEIMPAGVEVFYAMKANPHAAFLAAALKADAKGIEIASLGEAEKAVAAGFDPSRLIYTGPGKSPEELSWAVENSIRTVHIESLTEAHRLNAIAEKAGKTQDVLLRINADFDIHEAQTTFSGGSKKFGVDEEKLADILPQILALPALNFRGLHVYAASGVLNVSDLLKNCELVFGMAKQIEADFPGVLCDIIDFGGGFGVDYLETDHDFNPQAYADGLKTLIETYGYQGRTFFLELGRYLAADSGWFCTEILDIKDSRGKKQVICAGGINHFRRPAALAINHPLAIVTLNRAPLFDGQESIRDEAVYFGGPLCTGADKLANNVYVESADIGDIGVFGLAGAYGLTMSNMEFLSHERPDEIVLS, encoded by the coding sequence ATGAAGACACCTCAGAATGTTGAAACCACATTGCGCGAGCTGGCTGCAAGCGGCAACACCGTCAACTGCTACATCTACGATACAACCGAGATGCGCACCAAAATCGCCCACCTGACCGAAATCATGCCTGCCGGTGTTGAAGTCTTTTATGCCATGAAAGCCAACCCGCATGCCGCTTTTCTCGCGGCGGCTCTGAAGGCCGATGCCAAAGGCATTGAGATTGCCAGCCTTGGCGAAGCGGAAAAAGCTGTGGCAGCTGGCTTTGATCCATCGCGACTGATCTATACCGGCCCCGGCAAATCGCCTGAAGAGTTGAGCTGGGCGGTAGAAAACAGCATCCGCACCGTACACATTGAATCACTCACTGAAGCGCACCGACTCAATGCCATCGCAGAGAAAGCTGGCAAAACGCAGGATGTGCTGCTGCGCATCAATGCTGACTTCGACATTCACGAAGCGCAGACCACCTTCTCCGGCGGCTCCAAAAAATTCGGGGTAGATGAGGAGAAGCTGGCCGATATTCTGCCTCAGATCCTGGCCCTGCCAGCACTGAATTTCCGCGGACTGCATGTCTATGCCGCCTCCGGTGTGCTTAATGTGTCCGATCTGCTGAAAAACTGTGAACTGGTATTTGGCATGGCCAAACAGATTGAAGCCGATTTCCCCGGCGTTCTCTGTGATATCATCGATTTCGGTGGCGGTTTTGGTGTCGACTACCTTGAAACCGATCACGATTTTAATCCGCAAGCCTATGCTGATGGACTGAAAACCCTGATTGAGACCTACGGTTATCAGGGGCGCACCTTCTTCCTTGAGTTGGGCCGTTATCTGGCTGCCGATTCCGGCTGGTTCTGCACTGAGATCCTTGATATCAAAGACTCGCGTGGCAAAAAGCAGGTGATCTGTGCCGGTGGTATCAACCATTTCCGTCGTCCGGCTGCACTGGCGATCAACCATCCCCTGGCCATTGTAACGCTGAACAGAGCACCGCTGTTTGATGGGCAGGAGTCGATCAGAGATGAAGCGGTCTACTTTGGCGGGCCTCTCTGCACCGGCGCCGACAAGCTGGCCAACAACGTCTATGTCGAGAGCGCCGATATCGGTGATATCGGGGTGTTCGGACTGGCCGGGGCCTATGGGCTGACCATGTCGAACATGGAGTTTCTCAGCCATGAACGACCCGATGAGATTGTTTTAAGCTAA
- a CDS encoding aminotransferase class I/II-fold pyridoxal phosphate-dependent enzyme codes for MMQEKSHQARLEQLGAYPFERLKKLFGGITANPELTHIDAGAGEPRLPLPAFVADTLNTHIGGFSKYPSTIGGLELRGAIANWLMRRYDLTSVDPATQVLTANGTREALFAIAHALVNPDCATDDKPIVMMPNPMYQIYLGAAYTAGAEPWLLACNSETGFAPDLSSVEKETWQRTALVYVCSPSNPTGWIADEAYYAELLALADEYDFYVVSDECYSEIYWQEKPVGLLQVAEKLGREGFSRCLVMNSLSKRSALPGMRSGLIAGDAELIKRFTKLRSYTGPATPLPLQHVAAAAWSDETHVTQHLDVYRQSLKAFFDVFGGQIPAGSFFVWLPVTDDEAFAKAAYSQQAVTILPGSYLGAEDEQGINPGSGYIRAALVDGPDSAAELARRLKAVRI; via the coding sequence ATGATGCAGGAAAAATCGCATCAGGCTCGCCTTGAACAGCTGGGCGCTTATCCGTTTGAGCGTCTGAAGAAGCTGTTTGGCGGCATCACTGCCAATCCCGAACTGACTCACATTGACGCCGGCGCCGGTGAACCGCGCCTGCCTCTGCCAGCCTTTGTCGCTGATACCCTCAACACCCATATCGGCGGCTTTTCCAAATACCCCTCTACCATCGGTGGTCTGGAGCTCCGAGGGGCGATTGCCAACTGGCTGATGCGCCGTTACGACTTAACGTCAGTTGACCCGGCTACCCAGGTGTTAACTGCCAACGGTACACGCGAAGCTCTATTTGCCATCGCGCATGCGCTGGTAAACCCGGATTGCGCAACCGATGACAAGCCGATCGTGATGATGCCCAACCCGATGTACCAGATCTATCTGGGCGCCGCTTATACAGCAGGGGCAGAGCCCTGGCTTCTGGCATGCAACAGTGAAACCGGTTTTGCTCCGGATTTGAGCAGCGTTGAAAAAGAGACATGGCAGAGGACTGCACTTGTCTATGTCTGCTCGCCATCCAACCCAACCGGCTGGATTGCAGATGAGGCTTATTACGCTGAGCTATTGGCACTTGCTGATGAATATGATTTCTATGTTGTCTCGGATGAGTGTTATTCAGAGATCTACTGGCAGGAGAAACCTGTTGGTCTACTGCAGGTGGCTGAGAAGCTTGGTCGCGAAGGTTTTTCGCGCTGTCTGGTGATGAATTCACTCTCCAAGCGTTCTGCACTTCCCGGCATGCGTTCAGGGCTGATTGCAGGTGATGCGGAACTGATCAAACGCTTCACCAAGCTGCGCAGCTACACAGGGCCAGCCACACCACTGCCGTTGCAGCATGTGGCTGCCGCTGCATGGTCAGATGAGACCCATGTGACTCAGCATCTGGATGTTTATCGCCAGAGCCTGAAAGCCTTCTTCGATGTTTTCGGTGGTCAGATACCAGCCGGCTCCTTCTTTGTCTGGCTGCCGGTTACCGATGATGAAGCTTTTGCAAAGGCAGCCTACTCGCAGCAGGCAGTGACCATACTACCGGGCAGCTACCTTGGCGCAGAAGATGAGCAGGGCATCAACCCCGGCTCCGGTTACATTCGTGCAGCCCTTGTCGATGGCCCCGATTCGGCAGCAGAGCTTGCCCGCCGCCTGAAAGCAGTAAGGATTTAG